ttgtTTACCTTTGGTTTGTTTGTTGAACGAGGTCTTTTCGGCGGGGGGCAGGTCTTACCGGCCAGCTTTTCTCGCCATATTTCTAGCATATTTTCAGGTTGTAACTCGTGCGTCGTGATGTAAGGCTTCACTTCGCACCAGTTTTTCAACGAAGGCGTAAAATGTATGCGTTCATCGCTGATTAGTTTAACACCATTTATTTTCATGCCTACGATACCCGTCCACCAGacatcttcatttttcattagatCAGTTTTTAGAGCCGTTCCCCACATGTCGGGAATTATGTTCGCCGTAAAACCGTATCCGCTGCCGCAACAGTGATTCGGGAAAGTAGACAACGGCCACGATTCTCGGCCGACAAAAAATTTACTTGTCGGATCTCGATTGACTTTTGGGCGAAAAAAGACTTTACACACAAAATACGCGTTCTGATCTGCGTGCGCATCTAACGCAGACGTGAACTGTGCCGCGTCCAAATACATGTCATCGTCGCTTTTGATGACGTATTTCACGTGTCGGCAATAATCGTAAACCCATTTAATCATACCACCAGTTTTTATTGTCAGTCTGTCATACGTATCTTCAACACCCAGCTGTATAATATCGCCGTACGTGGTCATTTCGGCGAACAGAAACCAATCCCAGAGATGATCGGTCGCATCCGGCAATCCGACCAAGAAAGCAAATCGAATATCGCTGGTTGGCTTGGCCCAAGTTGCGCGAATCACCCGACGCTGTCGGTAGTTATGTACGCGTGTTATGATGAAAACAATAGTTTTGGGATTTCCCCAGCATATTGTGGTATTGTTGATAACGAATGCGATATCTCGTAAATTCCCAGTCAAAGGAGTTGGCAGTGGTATCTCAGTGGCAGTGGCGATTTCGGGTGACGACTCGTCATCTCTATCCATGTTTTGCACCTCGGGTGGTAGTGGCTCGATTTTGCCGTGTAGGAGGATGAATAGTAGTAGAACCTGACATAATGCGGCTAGAAATATCCATATGtatctgaaaatagattaaaagttttcAGGCTATGGAAGAAAATAGTTTGAGCAGGTTGATGCGGTTTGATATCACCATCTGTCCGGTATGGTGGCCGATTCGGGCCacactgaaaaatagaaataaaatgacgCACGAACTCcatgaacttttttaaaatttcgCATCTATCGTTTTAACGACACGTTAAAACCAGCCTTTAGTTTTGACGTGGTGTTAAAACCAGAAGGTTTTAACGCGGTTTTTTGTTCGTTTTTAACGCTACGCCGAGGTTTCGTTGGGATTTATCCTCCGAAAACGACAAGACGAATCCCCATGCAGAGTTTTGGTTCCACCGTAACTTGCGCATATAGCAGAAGGTTCACGCATATAGCAGAAGCTGTATAACCAATGGCCAAGTGGACTAGTTCTGTTGGTATACTGATAAGCACGCTTGTTTTCTACGCGCacgagacccgggttcgatccccggTGAGTGCACGTGATTTCACTGTCAATTCTCTAAATGATGTTATTGTAAAGCATGGTCTGGATCATATGATGTTTGCTGACGATAAACAATTATACATCGTTTGTAAAAAAGCCCAATTCTGTTTAATGTAAGATTGGATCCTGCATTGCTGATATACGCATTTGGATGAGGGAtaatttattgtttttaaaCGATCCTAAAACAGAGGCTATCCTTTTCTCATCGCGAAGTTTAGACCGAATTCTCAAAACAGTTTCAGTGAGATCCATGTCGGAAACTCCTTTATATCTCTATCAGATAATGTACGAAATCtggatgtattttttataccTACATGACGATGGATAATTATGTTAACCACGTATGTAAAACTGCTTCGTTTGCTTTGTACAGAATTAGTAAAATCAGAAAGCTACTTGACCAAGCCCTGACAAAGAGACTGGTGCATTGCTTTATTACTTCTAGGCTCGACTATCGTAACAGTTTACTACTTGGGGTTACGAAATGTCAACTTGGTCGTCTTCAAACCATACAAAATGCTGCTGCTCGCCttattatggtggctgattcgggacatataaagttttttttttcgtcctCCACGAAAACGCGCAAAAACAGATATTACCGTGCAATAACAAACTTTTAGCCCGCAAAAAcggattatttcgtttttgcgcgttaaaagtttgtttttgcgcggtcagatttgtttttgcgcgttttCGTGGAGGacgaaaaaaattttcacatgTCCCGACTCAGCCCCCATACCTTATtgtacaaaaaataaatttgatagtatAACGCCAGTTCTTTTTGAATTGCACTGGCTACCTATACACAAATGTATTTAGTTCAAGGcagttttttttggttttcaaaGCATTAAATGGTCTTTCCCCTCTGTATATTAAAGAAATGATGTCTCTTCATAGACCTAGTCGATGTTTTAGATGTACAAATGAAGTTATTCTGTCTCATGTACTttttaatacaattttttTACGGGGAAAGAGCTTTTGCTTCGGCTGCTCCAATTTCATGGAACTATCTGCCCTTTTATTTACGCAGCTGCACAGATATTGATGAATTTCAATCTGGTGTGAAAACCGACCTTTTTaaacaacattttattgaaatgtaatATGATAATGTATAGTTTATGTAAAGCGCTCTAAAACGCAGTGGAGAGCGGTTTAGAAATatatgttattattattatttaatggATACACCCCAGGGAATACAGGGTATCAAAGTGTGGAACCAGATTTGAGACTCGTCATAGGCCTAGTGTTCCAATATCAAACCGGTTTTCATTCAAATGGTCTTCCCTGAGTACAAAGAAATTGCTAGACTGCGGAATAAATCATGTTGTCGAGTCATTGCTTTTAAGAATCTCACAATGCGCGCAAGTTCAGAGCGATGCAACAATAAAACTTGGTACGCGTCGTGGTACGATGTGAAAATGCTGTAGGTTAAAAAAATCACATGTATATGTAAAACATAAAGAGAAACCAGCACCACTGTGGCAAGAAAGATCTGAAAAGGTTATGTCAAAAcgtcaaatcaataaattattagcttaaGAAGGTTCATTTTTGTAGTTGTATATTACAGTGGGATTCTCCATATATCGTCACAAGAAGGacaaagtatttaaaaaatgGCTAACACGTAGGTAAAAGTGGAAAGGTGGAAAGCTAATCGTCAAAGTGCGGCTTGGCCATGCTCGTTCTGCATCGAATGGTCTAATTTCGAAGAATATCGATGGAATTTtccttttttgaaaaaaacaacatttctACGAATATAGAAAGTACCTTCGTGTTCGCCGAATTTCCAAGTTCCTTTTTTCCGTAAATAGGGACACCTTACCCTTCATATTTGTCTTCAAGCCAGCCGCGAATTCACAATGTTAGGAACGAACTTAACGCGTTTTGTAATTACGGCAAAAAGAACGTTTCAAAAAATCCCGTTTGAAATTAAGCAAATCAGACTACTTCTGAAATTTACATTCAAACGCAAACTTTTAGAGATAATGACCGGCCGCAATTTGCAAACAGATGAAAAAAGATCGTAAACCCGAATGTCTTTCGGTACCCACATTGACggcaaaaatatcaacaactgTTGTTTattctttcaaaattcttttaaccattttattgtagaaattttcattttttggttgAATTTGTATCGGGATTTATCTCTTGTTAttcatcttacacggatattgtgtatcttctcgtctcatcAATTTCTGATGCCGTAAAAACGTTAcaataagcctttttacagtttccatgCGCCATTTTTGGGTACCCGCATTGATTTTTTGTCCATATTTTTCCCCcccgtttaatttttttttatttcgttcatatctctggattggattaagatagaaaccgagtaaaaatatcgatgaactcggCTGATAATTAGACTTTGTATGATATTACTCATTTATAaagttaatgcaacaatgCGCGCTGgtaaaattataaacatagatATCGTCTTCCCGATGATTCAACTTTAATTATTGCTCATGCCATTCAAAAGTTCTTAATTCTTACAAATCTTAATCtccatttttgaagttttcaggatcaatagacatatatactttttacagttttcgattatctttattagtttttagGTTATAGCGAGTCAAACAtccaaaacacgttttcttGTTGATAAACATCGATAACTATGTGTTATATTATAAGGGGTTTTGTGCGAGTCGACGTGCACTATGTCACAGATATTAGCTAATTATTTATAATCACAACATCAATTACAGTAacaattataatgataattaaaattatgattacaGTTATGAATCTTGGAgtttattttgcaaaattagatatatttcataattctatCGGAGCTAGACTGGCTGCTggtgaattcaattcaatttttcgcACGCGACCCAGAGGTTGTGTACATTTTGTAATCTGCAGCAGATTGAGCATGCGCCTGCCCAGTGTTTCATATTCTAAGAACAATTAGGCTTCTGCACATCGACTCAGATAACCCCGTTGGATTTATTCTCTACTGACAACCCCGCGTCTCTTAGCCAGCTAGCAAACTTCATCATCCAAGCAAACCACCTCAAGGAATTTGAACGCAATCAACAGTACATTTGAATACAAAAACTCTGTTGTGCTTCGTAGGCCAAATCTTGGCCGGTCGTCGTTTAAGTCGTTTTCTTCTATGTATGTGGGTTACGTATGACATGTAAATGAAGCGAGTTGAACAATAAAATCGATAAATTATCAACCTATATAGTTTCGTTTTGCGTTTTTCTACGATCGAGTTCGAgttcatatgaaaataatgattgtgTCCAAATCTGTAAGTTGAGCTTGTGTGCTGCGTTCGAAAAAAGGACCATACGAGACCTTTAACAAACGCTCGACTTGGAAACTGttatcttttcattatctaagcAATTCAGGTATACGTACGTCTGATTTGGCAGGTACGAAAAAAATCCGATTTGGAGAGAATATTAGTAATTGGTAAATCAGGGTTTCAGAccagagtacgagagtacgaCACACACTCATCACCACCAGTTatttttttccctaataaatgggagacagTGAGTACCagacagaaaacaataatgttaataaaaatcaatattattgcccatattgtaaaaagtacatcgataaaataataaatctcATGAACATgtaaaaactgcaaatcatataaaaaatgtaatagattttgaaactccagaaaattccaatgaaagaaaagaacgattagaaaatatgaatgtgggtataataaaatgtgaagtttgtaatgaatttatagcaaaaaaggaattataaaatACATCTCGAATTgcaaaaacacaaacaaaatttaagtaataatgttttaggaacagattattttgatgataaacctcaacaagtaaaaaaaccagttCCAAACactaaatttatttcatataaaccttacatggaaaatgttagaaattatattgattcactagaaataaaagatacaattgaaatcttagaaacattacgCGATAAAATTGGACCTGCAGCtattgtattttgattttttaaaggtacaacaatataAGCTTATAgtaaattttttgaaatcatggaaaaaataatggaCTTTATTAccgatgttgaatatccaaaaattactATTTCTGGGAAAGTGAGTTTtaagaaatcagaaaaaaaatggattataatattcaaacacactctgaagaaataatttcaaaaacacaaataaaagagaaattagaaaaaatatttaatgaatttaaacgtcatattgaggaaagatattttgagggttctggtttaacattgaatgaaattatatttttagatttgaatatcTATAATACAAAAACGAATAaagcatcaaaaagtaaaacaatgtttaaaaatgattcaaactttaaaaCAGAAAgggatattaaagcaacaatttatatcaaattaccatctacaacaaaagcagtaataaatgttcaaaatgaagataataaatgttttctacgGTCAactattagttgcttacatccaacagaagatattactcatagatttagaataacaaattaccggaaatatgaaacattatataaagtTGATCAATATCCTGTAACTATAAAAATTGttcctgaaatagaaaaagttaataatttaaaaataaatgtattcgaattaatgcaattaccagagacaaaaggtgaaaatattaaagattatacattagaagctttatatttaacagaatattatgatgatgaaaatgt
This genomic interval from Tubulanus polymorphus chromosome 8, tnTubPoly1.2, whole genome shotgun sequence contains the following:
- the LOC141909487 gene encoding beta-1,3-galactosyltransferase 5-like isoform X2, with amino-acid sequence MMIFLRISRNTPRYIWIFLAALCQVLLLFILLHGKIEPLPPEVQNMDRDDESSPEIATATEIPLPTPLTGNLRDIAFVINNTTICWGNPKTIVFIITRVHNYRQRRVIRATWAKPTSDIRFAFLVGLPDATDHLWDWFLFAEMTTYGDIIQLGVEDTYDRLTIKTGGMIKWVYDYCRHVKYVIKSDDDMYLDAAQFTSALDAHADQNAYFVCKVFFRPKVNRDPTSKFFVGRESWPLSTFPNHCCGSGYGFTANIIPDMWGTALKTDLMKNEDVWWTGIVGMKINGVKLISDERIHFTPSLKNWCEVKPYITTHELQPENMLEIWREKLAGKTCPPPKRPRSTNKPKITDEEAQKHKSLTGKGVSR
- the LOC141909487 gene encoding beta-1,3-galactosyltransferase 5-like isoform X4; the encoded protein is MDRDDESSPEIATATEIPLPTPLTGNLRDIAFVINNTTICWGNPKTIVFIITRVHNYRQRRVIRATWAKPTSDIRFAFLVGLPDATDHLWDWFLFAEMTTYGDIIQLGVEDTYDRLTIKTGGMIKWVYDYCRHVKYVIKSDDDMYLDAAQFTSALDAHADQNAYFVCKVFFRPKVNRDPTSKFFVGRESWPLSTFPNHCCGSGYGFTANIIPDMWGTALKTDLMKNEDVWWTGIVGMKINGVKLISDERIHFTPSLKNWCEVKPYITTHELQPENMLEIWREKLAGKTCPPPKRPRSTNKPKDYPEKTNHRQKESANERVNIT
- the LOC141909487 gene encoding beta-1,3-galactosyltransferase 5-like isoform X1, translated to MMIFLRISRNTPRYIWIFLAALCQVLLLFILLHGKIEPLPPEVQNMDRDDESSPEIATATEIPLPTPLTGNLRDIAFVINNTTICWGNPKTIVFIITRVHNYRQRRVIRATWAKPTSDIRFAFLVGLPDATDHLWDWFLFAEMTTYGDIIQLGVEDTYDRLTIKTGGMIKWVYDYCRHVKYVIKSDDDMYLDAAQFTSALDAHADQNAYFVCKVFFRPKVNRDPTSKFFVGRESWPLSTFPNHCCGSGYGFTANIIPDMWGTALKTDLMKNEDVWWTGIVGMKINGVKLISDERIHFTPSLKNWCEVKPYITTHELQPENMLEIWREKLAGKTCPPPKRPRSTNKPKDYPEKTNHRQKESANERVNIT
- the LOC141909487 gene encoding beta-1,3-galactosyltransferase 5-like isoform X3 — protein: MMIFLRISRNTPRYIWIFLAALCQVLLLFILLHGKIEPLPPEVQNMDRDDESSPEIATATEIPLPTPLTGNLRDIAFVINNTTICWGNPKTIVFIITRVHNYRQRRVIRATWAKPTSDIRFAFLVGLPDATDHLWDWFLFAEMTTYGDIIQLGVEDTYDRLTIKTGGMIKWVYDYCRHVKYVIKSDDDMYLDAAQFTSALDAHADQNAYFVCKVFFRPKVNRDPTSKFFVGRESWPLSTFPNHCCGSGYGFTANIIPDMWGTALKTDLMKNEDVWWTGIVGMKINGVKLISDERIHFTPSLKNWCEVKPYITTHELQPENMLEIWREKLAGKTCPPPKRPRSTNKPKIATRVR